Part of the Carcharodon carcharias isolate sCarCar2 chromosome 11, sCarCar2.pri, whole genome shotgun sequence genome, TTTCGATGTGTGTGTCACTATGTCTAAAACATACGTAAATAACTTTAATATTAAACAattcattggctgaaaaataaAATCTGTGTTACACGAAATAACAATCTGTACAGACTAACTTAGGGTGCAATTTTACGCCACTGAGGTTTTATGGTCCTGCTGACGGACTTTTGAATgactcactgcattttacagcctcACCCAAAATCCCACCTTTAGTTTCTATAAGCTTGATAAGCGTAACATAAAATGTAAAAGTTCAAAGTGTGTTGAAAATAACACAGCAGTATTTGTGTATTGTTTGACTTGCAGCATACAAATTGCAGGGATAGTTCTGGGAGACAGACCAGCGTTATGTTGGACTGCATCAACGGATGCATACAGTGATGAATGATTTTATCTGTTTGTTGGTTTTGGAGGTGGGGAAATATTGGTGGTGCACAGGGTCTGGGAAAAGGACATTTGGAAAATATTCAGTGTTGAAGATGACATTAAATCAGATACtactggtgggggggtggggggggttagcggtggggtgggggtgcagacaGCAGTCATGGGAATTGAGCAGGAAATAAAACAGGTAGAAATAAAAAATACTTAAAGATGTAAAAATGGACAAAATAAGTTTCAATAAAACCTTAAACAAAATGCTCCAATCAAAAGAAACTCTGCAAGATCGATAAATGCAACACGGGCCTCTCACAATTAACTCATCAAAGTAAGCATTACTTGTTGTGATTTAAAGCTGTGACCCATTTTAGTACAACTTCCTCTCCCATTGCTTCAATTTCATGCGCTAAGTGGGTAGCAACCACAGCACTGAATtagaaggttttgggttcaagttccattcaAGTGATTTGAGTACATAATTCAGGCTCGCTATCAGTGGAGAACTGCCTGCTTGAGGTATCTGATTTTTTTTAGGTGGGATGTTAATCTGCTTTCACATGCGGACATAAATGTTCCCATGACTCTATTTTGAAGAtcagcaagggagttatccctggtgtcccatGCAATGTTTATTCCTGaactaacatcacaaaaaacagattatctgctcattacgTTGCTGTTTTTGGGAACTTGTATgtgaattggctgctgtgttctctctacattacaacagtgactgcacttcaaaaaagtaTTTTGTTAGCTGCAAAATGTATTAaaatatcctgaggtcatgaaaggtggtgTATAAATACAAGCCTTTTTTTTTCCATTGTAACAGATTTATCTGCGTTATTCATTTAGATCATGAATCCCAATACTAAAATTTCTTAGATATCATTTACAAAGTAGTGAAAACAAAATTGCAgttgaaagggagaaaaaaaggTTTTCTTTTAGTATTAAATGTTATTAAAGATTTGTTAAATTAAAGATGGGATAAAGTGAGGGATTAATAGAACCTGCACTATCAAGCCTCAGCACAGGTTGGTACTTGTGAACGTTGTTCATTTTTGCATTACAGGTGCATTTTAAGATGACTTTGGAGCTGTTTATATTTCATCTATCATAAATGATACACCATTTGAAGCTATTCCATAAGAGTCAATTTATTTGATTCTTTGAAACCTTTTTTTCAATCTCTTGCAATGTTCACATTTCCTCTTAATTTTCTCCTAAATCATAGCAATCATAGGAACCTATagcatagaaggaagccattcatccTGTCATGCCTGCGCTGGCTCTTTGCAAGACCAAAATggcatttatttttaattatcaAGCTGAGTGAGAAAGTTTCACATTCACCTACACAAGGGGAATTTCAAAACCTTTTAACGTtcataacaaaacaaaaatagaaatacttggaaaaattcagcatctgcagagaggaatacagttaatgtttcgagtccgtatgactcttcaacagaactagggaaaaatagaagagaggtgaaatataagctggttcgggagtgggggggcggggggggggggggggggggtgggggggggtgggggtgggtgggacaggtagatctggatagagggccaggtaGAGAttgccaaaatatgtcatagacaaaaggacaaggaggtgttgacggtggtgatattagctaagaaatgtgctaataggtgacattaaggttagaaagcaggacgagcaaggtacagatagccctagtggggatggggtagggggaagggatcgaaataggctaaaaggtggagataaaacaatggatggcaatacatttaaaaatgatggaaataggtgggaaaataaaaatatatatataaatattggtaaaaagggggatcggaaagggggtggggatggaggaaagagttcatgatctaaagttgttgaactcaatattcagtccagaaggctgtaatgtgcctagcCGGAAGCGGCCATGTCCTCCTCCAGCTTTTCGCCATTAAGCAAAAGCCTCTTCTTGATGTCCACTTTTCAAATTCAATTTTTGTAACCTCTTTGCTTTCTCACATACTAGTACAGACAGTTTTGATGTATCTGGATGAATTATACATAGCCTGAACATATTTATTTACATCCAGTTAATTGGCCCAATGAAATAAACTATGTCAGGCTGCATTTGCAACCATCACTAACAGGCCTACACGGGAGACCATGTATTTTGCTGGCTGCAAATCATAGGAAAGGATTTGCTCAATGTTTTACCGAAATGTCGGTGTGTGCTGTTTATAGGCACTGACGATTGCAACAAATGTCAGTGTGCTACTTTAACAAAGTCATTAGCCTGTTTGAAATAAGTGGGTTAAGGACTCAGTTAAAATAGCGCACACAAGAAGTTGAGCTGAACCAATGTGCTAAAAATACACAGAGAAGCTTCAAGCCCATGGAGTCCAAAAGAAACTTATAATATCAAAGTGCTATGAGGAAGCTGTGGAGCTTGATTATACACTAAAGTGTCTGCAAATTGTTTGTTAATAGGTTTCTTGGTTTTAGGTTTGAGGCACTAAAGCCAATAATATTTCCATCCAAAGAGAGATTTCAGTGGTTATTTCAGTAGCACCAATAAAACACAAAAATACTGAAGGCAAAACCCAGCTATGTCTTTACTTTGTACACCTGTGCTTTATAAGTTTAATATCCATTAAGAATTGTTTCCTTAAAGTAAAATGTGATTTTGTTTCATTCAACATGATACACACAAAGCATTTCTTCTAACTGTCAAATAATATTTACACTACTTAATCAAAGGTGAAATAACAATGCTCTACGCTGGGTATTTTTGctcattttaaagaaaaaaatactgATATAACCCAGATATACTCTAATGGAAAAATAACTAAAATAAACACTGAAACATACAGGGGATATTGCTAGGGTACCATGTGCCaaggggagagtgcaggatatCCATTTCTTTTTAATCTGTTTTCCTGccatggctttttaaaaaaaactttgttcAGTTCAGGTGAGGCAGAAGGAGGATGATAGGATGATTTGAGATTCATAGGAATTACCAATCTCTGTGCAGCATAAGTTTTTGAATTTTGCAACCACTGTAAAAAAATTAAACTGTATTAATAAACACCAAAACCAGGGAAGTCTGTAGATAGTTAGCAAAATAATAAATCATATGTAGGTTTAATTTGCTGTAAATTAATGTCAGGTTTGCTCTTTAATCATAAAAATGTAGCAGATTGATAtaaactactttttaaaaaataagacaCAACAAACCATATGTATGTCACAGAGACCATCGACTGTTCCACAAATCAGTCCTGAGCACAATTTTACTTGATTTGCTTCACTGCCACTACTCACTCAATATCTTTCATTTTTAGAATGATAAAACTGTAGATATTATATTCAACACAATATAATAAAGAAATAAAGGATTGTAATCATGTATTTTTCCTTCTAAACACATAAATTGTTTCATTGAAATGAATCTTAATTATCGACTTCCTGTAGATAATTGAATTATTTTGTGAATTATCTATCAATAGCATTCGTAGTAGGGACCTGGCTATGAAGTGGTTGTTACTACCTTATGACTATTTGTGTTGCATTACATGATACTTGTACACTGACTCAGCAAGTCAATTTCTGCAGGGACCAGCAGAAATTCAGATGACATCACAAACAGGACCTCATGGGAGTTAACAGTAATAGAAGTGCATTGTGAGTTTTCGAGTTTAAAACAATCTAAAATATTTCATAAACTGTTCATATTTAGCAAAACATTATCATCAGAACATACAATGCAAAAAAGTAATATGCTCTTATCAAGTTATGATCAAAATCAGCACTGTTGATTGCATCCTTGCATAACATGTTTAAATTGCATCTGCAGCTATTAACTTGAGAGCTAATTCTATTTCTTCCGTACCATTACAAGCTGCCTCCCATTAAGTAGCTTCCAACTAGCATAACTGGATGACAAAGGTTATATGGAATAATGCGGGACATTACTGAGGTTAACGCTTGACAATATCCAACTCTGTAAGGTATTACTCAGTACATGGTCAGTTGGATGTACATAGTGTAAGCATGATTTTTGCATTTTCATGATGTTTTTGTTCAAATTTTCAAATTTCTAGTGCACTTTGGTTGCTTTAAATATGGGTTTCATCTGagctttctatttttcttttgctgaaaagagaaaatCAAAGCAATATTGTATACCAAAGAAATCAGCTTAAATATTGTTGTCTCATTCCTAAGGAGAAAGTGTCAGTGTTATTCGGCGGATAGAATGAATACTTCCTCTTTGTTACTGTTGAACAAAGTAAAataccatttttatttcagacaaAGCAGACTTGTATAAAATTTAATTTGCAAAATATTGGTATACCAGACAAATATTTAGCTAAGCTTTTTAATCTTTATTTTCAGTGTTTTCAAaataaatatcaatttcaaacctTTTGCGGGGAAGACAGGCTGGATGCCTATGTCTTTATGATTATGTGTGCTACGTATTTGTTAAATGGCTCCCAGGAGCTGGTCAATCAAATCCTTTGGAGTTAGTGAGCTATCTAGATGGTAGACCATGCTACTTTATCAGATAAAACTATATGAGTTTAATAGATTTTTTTGAACATGTCCTTGAAGTCATTTGTCAAGTTGCAATACGAAATCCAATTCTAAGCACTCATTAGATCAATCACAGTTCAAAAATTCTTCACcccaaattatatatttttttcagaaAATGTATGAGATCAAACAATAAATATTCTCAGAGCATCTCTTAACAATTGAAATCATAATTTTAACGATTTTTTGTATCCAGATTTTTCTAATTTGATGATTATATTAAATTAGGCCAGATCTTACTGAAAAAGTAACAATGTGTTAATGAGATTCTCCATTATTAATGCACAAATCGGGCAGGAAGATCAAGTTATTAAGAAATATGCCATGAATTGTGAATCTCCAGAATTAGCTGGTCAATTTATGTGCTCTGCTGTTTGCTTCACACAAACGGCATTTTCCTTTCACCTTTATTTTTTAAGAACTTGCTGGATTTGCACAGTAGTTGCCTATTAAACTGGTTAAGGATAATAATTAATAATTAATAGCATAAATACCTTTTTAATGACTTGATAATTGATAATGCAATGCAAATTAATCTCTGGTCCAAAAAGAGAACAATTTAAAGTGCTGAGCCTTATTCCTGCATGTGGTAAATTGTTATCAGATATTTTACAAATTtcaaatttatatattttttcttaattttccttttttgctttcttttttctctcttttaatcCAATCTTGCTTCTCACTCTTTGTTTCGCTTTCTGAACCCTGATTCCACTCTAATTCACCTCAGTCTTTATTGTACCTGTTtcgttctcaatccttaaatctcattggttaaggagattcACTGTTGGCTCCCTCCTTCACTAAGGTCCCAGGTGTCCTGTCACCTTTGCCACAATGTTGTCAGCTTGCACTTCCAGCAAGTTACAATTGCAAAACATTTTTGACCTTATGAGTGCACAAAATTGTCTAATTAATGGTGCATGTCCTGCTCCAGCAAGATTTGATCCATTATATTTGAAATGACTTAATTTTGAATATATTCACAACAAACACAAATAATTGCTTGCTTTATGAACACTAATCCGAAATGAGATTGGATGCAACCTGGAAATCAAACAGTTAAGCATTATTTCTTATTCTGGGAACAATAATTCAAATGCTACACCAATCTGAGTTATATAGATTTTAGCTTACGTGTGAACAATTTAATGAATGACAGCGGCAAAACTACCTCAAATTGCATTCAATTAAATAATAATGTCCAAAAGCCTTTCCCTTTTAACACATTTACATTGTGAATAACTAATCTTAACAATATTTCTGGTGTGGATATGTATTTTATTGCACCAGGGCATTAAAATGAACAGAGGAGAAAATATAATAGTGGTGTGTGAGATAAATTTAGTGCTTCTAGATACTGTGGCAGCTTTTGCAGCAAAATAGGAGAAAGTCTGGATTTCCTTTATGAATATGTTCCGGGCAAGGAAGAAAAAATGCATCTGCTAATCTACACTGCAGCCATCTTTTCTCAGATATGCCCGCATGTATGCagttaaaaaaacaaaatgaaaaatggTGCATTTATGACACATAACAGTATATTTCCACTAAACTGACAATACACTGTTAATTTCCACACAAGGCCCAGCCCCATCTTAAATCTGGCCATGATGGTTACATATTTATAAGAAGCAAGAGCAAGAAGGGTTTACTGAGTCTTTAGTATAATTTAATCGGGGGAAAACAGTAAATCTGACATGTTTTTAATGAGCTAAGATATAATGAAAATAAGTCTACAACTTAAAATCCTTCGAGAAATCAGTATAGCTGTAATTTCTGGTAGACTTAAATTTTGCTTTTTACATGAAAACTTCCATGAGCTTCAATTAATTTTATTCACCAGATTTTAGTAGGCATTGCGTCAGCTTGTGTTTTGTGGCTGAAATACTTGAATTATATTTACTGTTGGTCAAGTATCCACAGAAAGGTATGGTATTGTTAAATAAATCTAAACGTACCAGAATAAAAATCTACAATGGAAAAGCATTGATTGTTTGTTTTACATCACCTAATGAATGAAGTAGATGTAATATTATCTCTCACTTCTATATTTGAGTGAAAATAGTGAAAATAATTGTAACGCACTACAGCAGTATCAGTAAAATATATCCTAATTGTGGTTTTCAGCCTATTCAAAAGAATACAGAGTAGAATAGTGAAAAAACTCTAGCCACTTGAacacattttgttttaaaattcctGCCATATGAAGACATGATGGTGACCTTATTTAGAAACCAATTGATATAGAAAATTTCTGATTAGATACTGAACAGCTGATGATTTGTAGTTGTTAATTATAGCATTACAGAATGGCGTGCAAACACCATATTCAATTATTTAATTGTGCAAATCTAAAATACTGCTGCTGACCATTGTGGAGACCTCTACTGGGGATGTTAAGGCAATCTGTACAGTCACTATTCCAGATCTAGCTGACAGCTTTTTTTTACTGGAATTGCTTCATCAACACATCATCATGTTAACCTCTAATTTAGATATCCTGGTTGCTGCTGGCTTATGTCGGAAATTCAGTTTGACAAAAAAACAACTCCATGTCAACAAATGGTTAAAATGACGACAGTGAACCCAATTAAAATGCTGCTTCCTGACAAGTGCTTTTGCTGTactttttttctctccatttGGCTTTATTTAATTTGTTGCCAATGCAAAACAATTTGCCATTGTCTTTAAATTCAACTTCCTCTTACAATTTCTATTTTTGTTAAACTATATACTGTATAAAAAAAATATGCCACACAAATAGCCATTTTGATCACCTGGTGGTGTAATATAACTACCCCTTTCCgttatttttctttacaagggTACATACATTACATACAGATTTGTACAATCCATCATATAGCCCTGCATGGCCCCAGTGCACACACTGATTTGTGCAATTCTGAGATGAATATTAAAGACCGTTAGGTCTCTTTCTAATTTAAAAGTGCAGAATGCATACAAAGACATCCACTTTAAGAATAAGAGCTTCATACTAAAATTAGGGGTGTGCTAGCCTCTTGGAGTTTGATGAAAGGCCATTTTGACTCTAATTATAAAGACTGCTGAAGCTAGAACCAAACCCGAACTGTGCAATGAACATCACCTATGACACACAGTGAGCCACTGCAACAGGTACGTTGAGTCCTGCGGCAAAACTGCAATATATTGATGCATTTTTGTACAACATGCGATATTTCTGATGTCATCTAGGAATAAGCAAAATATTTTGGTTGGAGAGGTCACTCCCAGGTGATTTTTGTGTGCTAGAAGTAATTTTCTGGGTCTATTTTGTAACTAAAATAGCTGACTTGAAGTACACGTGAAGAAACAACAATCTGACTATCACACTGTAATGTAATGCTAATTTAGTTAAAAACAGTATTGTTTCCAGATATGGGAAAGCTAAGAAAGTAAGAAAGACTGTAATGTCCCTCTAAGAGCAGTGAAACCCAAAACGTTTACTTATGCCTATTGTCAGAATATCACCAGCAAATCTTCAGTTGGGTTCCTTTGATCCTAGCAAATTCCAATGTTTCAGTGGACCCACTGGTTCTGGTGCACACCCCTAGTTCAAATATCCCGTTCAAGGTGATGATCTCGTGCCCAGGCACTTTCACCTCAAACATTTATATTGACCGAAAAAAAACAAACCTCAGATAATTAGAAATAAATACTGTATATAAACAACTCTGTGGCTTAGAACTGACTGCACGTTGTCTGTTTTTCCAGAACTTCGAGGTAGTCCGGCTCAATATGAAGCTTTGCTTTCAGTTCGAGATAGTCATTTCTAATTTGCTCAGCATATACGTTATTGGGTGCCCCGTACAGCACCGTCTCCCTCATCCTTTCTGGATGTAAATACTGACGTCTAATTTCATAGTTTGGTGAGTAATTATAGTTTGGTGGGCTACCAAATTTATAGTCAATACTGTTCCCAGTGGGCGACTGTTTCACGGGTTCTAAAATCCCACGATAGAAATGATCTACATCTTGCACTGGGGAGATCTCTTCCTGGGGCTCTATGGTGCTAATGCTGTACGTGGGGCTCCTCAACTGGTTTTCTCTTTCCTCGTCGACTTGGTTTCTGTAGGTGACCTTCAGCTCGTGTAGATCTCTGTAATCGTCCACTGAGTTGCCCTCCCTCGACCTGTAGATGGGGTTCTTACACATGTGTCCCAGGGGGTGAGGGATGTACTCGTACACATGGCTGGCTGGGCTCTTGGCTTTGGGGGCCGACCTGTGGCTGTACACACTGTACTGCAGGTTGAAAGAGCTCACGTCGGAGTTGTTGGTGCTGGCTCGGTCACTCTGTGCCTTTTTGCGCCGCTTCATCACCAGCACGAAGAGGCCGGCGGCGACGAACACGGACGTGATGAAGACCAGAAGCAAGCTGAGGATGAGGACGGACAGGGGCACAGAGCCCGTGTCCGCCATGTACTGGAAAGGGGTGGCCGCGGTGGTGGGGCTCTCCGTGGTCTGGGCAGCGGAAGGGGACGGGGTCGACACGATTATATCAGAGTAATCAGGGCAGATCAAATCGGACTTAATCGCTCTCAGGTCTTTCCCTGTAAACTGCTTGGGCGATTCACAGATCACGCCATTAatgagagtgccagtattaaacCTCTCCAGCCAGTGCTTCATGCCTACAATATCACAGGTACAATCCCAGGGGTTCTCGTACAGCTCGATCTGTATTAAGGACTTAAGTTGCTCTAGGACTCCAACCACAGGCAGGGATGTGAAACGGTTACTCCGCAAGCTCAGCCTGGTCAGATTCAACCCTACAAAGATGTCCCTGGGGAAAGCCCTCAGAAGGTTATTGTTTAAAAAGAGCAGATGCAAACTGGGGACGGGCTTAAAGGTGCCGTGCACAATTTCTTTAATAGCGTTGTACTCTAAGTACAGGTACTGCAGGCTTCGCAGCCCGTAAAAGATCTCCGAAGTGAGCCTTTCGATGCAATTACCATTGAGGTAAAGTCGGCGCAAGTGGGTGAGGTTCATGAAGGCTCTGTCCTGGACCACGGTGATCCTGTTGTGACCCAGGTGCAGCAGGTCTAATCCCGGCGTGTCATAGAAGTCCGACCTCCGGACGGTCAGGATGTAATTCCCGGTGAGGTACATCTTCTTGGGGTTGTAGGGTTTGGGCTGCAGCTCGGTAATTCTCTCGATCCGCTTCTCCTGGCAGTTCACGTTGAGGCCAATGTCAGAGATCTGCATGTTACACGTGCACTGGCGGGGGCACACTAAAGGCACCGGGGGCTTGGTCTGATAGGCGAAAATGGGGCCGTAGTTGTAGCCTTCCTTTGCGGGGGGGCCCTTGGAGGTGGGGCGGGCACGTGGGGCTTTGGGGAGGCGAGTGCCCTTGGGGGCCCTGGATGGAAACTTGGAGACAGACGAGGAAGTGACGATGGAAGTGGCCGGGGCTGGGCTGGTATAAAAATACccgtgggtggtcagtgggggcagCAGCTTCCAATCGGAGTCGATGCTCGTTCTCCGGGGGCACAGCTCCTGCTTGGACACCTCGTCCACGTCCCTGCCGTGCAGTCGGAAGGGGGTCTCACACACGACCTCCCCGACCAGGGCGGTGTACGAAATGCTCTCCAGCCAAGCCTTCAGGGCAATGAGCTCGCAAGTGCAGTTCCAGGGGTtgtcctccagctgcagctcgaCCACTCGGTCCATGTGCTCCAGGAGCCCCGCGTAGGGCAGCATCTTGAGCCGATTGCCCCTCAGgtcgaggtgggtgagggggacgTGCTTGAAAAGGTTGCCGGGCAGGCTGCTGAGCAGGTTGTCGTTCAGGATGAGGACCTGCAACATGTGCAGTTTACCGAGGCAGCCGGCTTCGATGGAGCTGATGTAGTTGTAATCTATCTGGAGATATTCCAAATTCTCCAGCCCTGAAAAAGTGTCATCCCGAAGCGCCTCCAATTTGTTGTTGTTGAGGTGCAGCCGCCGGGCGGCTCGCAGCCCGTTGAAAGCGCCCGCCTCGATGTCCTGGATCTCGTTGCTACCCAGGTGCAGAATGGAAACGCCGGTGAAATTGATAAACTCGTTGGGGTACAGGCGGCTGAGCAGGTTCCCCGTCAGAAACAAATGATAGACCGGGAACCGCGGCGGGCTGATCTGCAGGAGGCTGATAATTTCGCTGTTCTCACAGCCGACCACCAGGACCTCGTCTTTCTCCTCGCAAGAGCAAAGATTTTCGCAAATGTCTCCGTAGCTTTCTATGGTTTCAGCCCACGACAGGACGAAGGATGCAAAGGCGATGGCTTGCGTTATCCACACATACATTTTCATGCCCCGAGTGTGGATCCGTGCTTACTCCAGCGCTGGCTTGCAGCTCATCACCTTGAGAAGAGAAGAAAGAGTGTAAATACTTTCCATTGCAAGCGATCAACTAACGTCACCAAAAatgacacccccccctcccccctctcttccctcctcaccacccccccacccagaatCACTTTGAAAGGAGGGGGCTATTTCCTGACGACAGATCGGTTGCTCAAACGGTCACCAGATCCCCAACTGATCGCTGCAGTGACGTCGAGGTCATCAAaagttaaaatgacattcccgatATAATTCCCGATATAATTCCTGGGATCCGAGCGCGTCTCAGTTCCAAAGCAGGTTCTCGAATGGAAGTCCCGTGTACTCATTTTTAAGGCACTGGGCGGAGAGACACACTGGCTGGATAAGGAATGAGTGGAGCCCCTTGTTAGTTGAGATATAGGAAGTTGCATTTAGTGTTCGCGTCACTTAATCATACCCTGCGTTAACGTCACTCGAGCTTCAACATGCATTTGACCAGATTTCAGAAATATATTTttcatgggtttttttttttgcagcattaGAATGCTGTTGggtaaaggggaggggagggcaatcTGAGCAGATCCGAATTCAAAAGGAACCGAGCCTCTTCTGAAAGGAATCTTTTTTAAAATAGTAACAGCGCGAATCAAGCGGATgcattcttttgcaaatcattccAAATAAACTGCTCATTTGCTTTCGCCTGCGCGACTCTCTCTGCCGAACAGGAACCCTATGCTTTCTGTGTTAGAATCGACTGAGAGATCGAAGGTTTCACTTCAAAGATGACAAACTAACgctgggagagagaaaaaaaagacacaACACATGGCCTTCCCTCTTTCATTCAAgcggatttttttttctcctcactGACTTACCCCGTCTCCCCAAATACTGGCGGATTTGAGGCAGGGCTCGATAGACTCAGCCATATCTGACAAGAGGGCTGCCACCCAATATTTGGCGGAGAATAAAACAAGCCCCGGGTGAAAGTATCTAGATTGGAATATTTGGATAAAGCCCACCGCCAAATGTGCCAGCGCAAGAGATGCCGGTTGACACTCGGCGAGAACTGTCGCAGCCCTTCATCCAGGGTAAAAGATATCCAAGTTGATTAAAGGCAAACACATGATCTACGTCAGTGATTTAATACCCAAATTTCATCTCGCTCGAAACAAATCCGATTTCCTGCCGCTTTTTTTTGTGTTTTCATTCAACCAACCGCATCACATCGGCTCcgcaaaaaaaatgcaaatttctacCCACTGGTCCTGAAAAAATCACTTGGTTCCGAGCGCGTTTTTTCCCCCTGTGTTGGTAACCTGGAGGATATCGAATGCACAAGGTTGCAGCGTAAGGTTAAATCACAGACCCAAAGAAAAACACTTCAACACAATTATTATTCCCTGTAGGAATCCCCTCGGTATTATGGGAGAGTCAGGGTGTTACTCCttttacccaccccccccaccttcacaACAGCGTCTCACCCTCTGTGTGTCTATGGGGTACCTCCattacccccacccaacccctccccccaataaAACAAAGTTTTATAATTTCATCAGATATATGAACGGAAAATACAGCGAGAAGAGCCATTAAACTTCAAGCACAGCACTATTTGCTCAAAGCAGACTAATGCCCAGCATAGCGTTCTTCTCCGGATCCTCGCTATGTTCCATATCTTAATGTCAAGCGGGGTTTTATTTGCCGTTATTTGCCCAGCGCTCAATACTTTTGACTATTACCtctggcatacacacacacagacataatccTGCTTGCTCCCAGCATCAATACGTCGGTCGATTGAGATCCTTTCCTGCACCTTGTTATAATGGAATTAGAATTTACCTACCCAGCTCGGCTCCCGAAGGCTCATAATATTGCAGGAGAGGTGCGCTTCCGGCCACGATTCGAGCGAAACTGGTGGTTTAGAGATGTGATTAGCAATCCTTAAAGTGGGTTCTTCGTATATATTGTGGTTGTGCTTAAGACAAATTCGCAGACCGCTTCACGTGACGGTCCACTGGATCTTCGACTttatccctcaccccctccaccctccccttctctcacttcaCTCCCACCAACTTTACCAGCACCAGACGGTTAACAAAACTAACCGGTCGGGAGCAGCCCGACAGTCTGCTTTCCTGCCCTTCATTTCGGCGCTCACATAATAATAACTactgcacacactcccccaccccgacgCGGTTACTGTATGTCTTCCAATCGCCAACTGTAAAATATGGCTG contains:
- the LOC121284255 gene encoding SLIT and NTRK-like protein 5, translated to MYVWITQAIAFASFVLSWAETIESYGDICENLCSCEEKDEVLVVGCENSEIISLLQISPPRFPVYHLFLTGNLLSRLYPNEFINFTGVSILHLGSNEIQDIEAGAFNGLRAARRLHLNNNKLEALRDDTFSGLENLEYLQIDYNYISSIEAGCLGKLHMLQVLILNDNLLSSLPGNLFKHVPLTHLDLRGNRLKMLPYAGLLEHMDRVVELQLEDNPWNCTCELIALKAWLESISYTALVGEVVCETPFRLHGRDVDEVSKQELCPRRTSIDSDWKLLPPLTTHGYFYTSPAPATSIVTSSSVSKFPSRAPKGTRLPKAPRARPTSKGPPAKEGYNYGPIFAYQTKPPVPLVCPRQCTCNMQISDIGLNVNCQEKRIERITELQPKPYNPKKMYLTGNYILTVRRSDFYDTPGLDLLHLGHNRITVVQDRAFMNLTHLRRLYLNGNCIERLTSEIFYGLRSLQYLYLEYNAIKEIVHGTFKPVPSLHLLFLNNNLLRAFPRDIFVGLNLTRLSLRSNRFTSLPVVGVLEQLKSLIQIELYENPWDCTCDIVGMKHWLERFNTGTLINGVICESPKQFTGKDLRAIKSDLICPDYSDIIVSTPSPSAAQTTESPTTAATPFQYMADTGSVPLSVLILSLLLVFITSVFVAAGLFVLVMKRRKKAQSDRASTNNSDVSSFNLQYSVYSHRSAPKAKSPASHVYEYIPHPLGHMCKNPIYRSREGNSVDDYRDLHELKVTYRNQVDEERENQLRSPTYSISTIEPQEEISPVQDVDHFYRGILEPVKQSPTGNSIDYKFGSPPNYNYSPNYEIRRQYLHPERMRETVLYGAPNNVYAEQIRNDYLELKAKLHIEPDYLEVLEKQTTCSQF